The Capsicum annuum cultivar UCD-10X-F1 unplaced genomic scaffold, UCD10Xv1.1 ctg78147, whole genome shotgun sequence genome contains the following window.
GCATATTTCACCATCGCCCAACGCTGCATGCAGAGTGGTTCTGATACTATTTGTAATAGTTCAATcacactagtgatattgtccgctttaaACTAAGCTCACATAACTTCAAAACATCACTAGCTAGGATCTAAAActtgtttttcttatatatcgaacatatttctttcatgttttTTCGAAGGGAAaccttggagtaattggtaaattaaagttgctgccatgtgaccagccCTTTGCAAAAATGTAAGGTGGGGCTGTGTataatagatccttgtggtcgtCGAGCCCTTCCCcagaccctgcgcatagcgggagcttagtgcacGGTCATTTCTCATCGATCTTGATGAGTATTTCTATCGACACGACTTGacaatataaaaaagaaatttactGGCAGTATATAGAAGTTAAACTCTTTACCTGTGCCAATAATGGAATCAGAAATTTGGATATTTTGAGTCTTAGTTATATGTATTCCATCAGTGTTAGGACTACTTTCTGGAGCACTCACTACCAAATTTGAAGCTTCAACACCAAAACATCTTTCAAATGTCAAATGCATTTGTTGTGCATCTTCTATTTTAAGGTCCTTCACTTTCAAGTTGTTGCAATTATGAAATGTTAGGGCctgtcaaaaatttatgtttcaccaataaaataaagtaaatatcatattcaccaaaaaaaaaaaaaaaagtaaagcatctagtacccctgaACGATGATTaaatttgttacgacacactTAAACTTTACGTGGGTCTTATTACCTTCCTGAATtagattttaatatatttttatcatcctttttagctgacgtgacaccttttgtcaacctttttagctgacgtgacatctTTGACGTGGGccttattttatgtaataaaggtgtcatgtGAGCACAAAAGGGTAACAacaatatgctaaaattgagttcaagggGTAATAGGAGCCCTGTGATGTTACAGTGTATCATACCAACTTTGGTCAGAGTTCAAGGGAGTATCGAATgcttatctaaaaaaaaaatcaaagaaaaatgagaTAATAAAGCTAATTTTGGGTGCTCCAGCACTGGTTAAATTAGATGCAGGATaggtataattatttttaaaaatgtataaaaattgatataagacTTAGAAAAACACTCagtaaaccaaaaaaataaataggtaTTTTAGTTTCTAGGCGGAACTTTAAAGCATTGAGCATCAATATGTGTGTTCGAACCTCCTGGATACCCACGACTCCTAAATTCTGGATCTGCCACTGTATATAGTTATCGAGTTTTCAAGTTCTATGCACCAATACAATCAGATCACTTAGAAGGTAATTCGGTTTATTGAATAGCAATGGACAATACATTATATAGGATAAAAGATTTAAGCAAAGATGGAGTCCGACTTTTCATTAAGGCAAGTTCAATCgaaatatatatgaagaaaataaaatacgaaGAGGTCTACTATATAAAATAAtgttaatcatgtataaatagtgtaattttCTGTCGATTGGGGTTTGGATGAATCTTCTCGGCTCTATCCGACTCCGCCATTGgatttaagtagtatatatatataccgaCAATGTAAATAATATTACACTATTAGATTAGTTTAACTAATATAGTATCTAACTAATTATCTAAAAAGTTCTGCACACTGACAGTCAATGTATATAACTTAAACTCTAGATAAACGTACCGTGGGTGCATGCTTGCATGgctgtaaaaaaataaaaatatgacaaaagtTAATTATTATAttgtaaaaacaaaaagaaattaaactaaTTCTGAAAccatataatattaatttaagcAAAACTAAGTATGCATTATATATTATaccaattttttattaattttgcaAGAATTTAGCCACCAAATTTTTCCATTGCCATTAATAACACCACCTCCTCCAACAactaaattttcaacattttgaAAAATAAGCCAATGTCTACTATCTTTGTTGTAATCTGAAGTATTATCAGATGCTAATAGAGTTCCATAAACCTGCATaaaaaaatgggaagaaaaaaattatcaaataatattcaACTTATATATAGAGCCTATTAATTTATTTACTAGTGTAAAAGTAGTGGTGAAATCAGAAATTTTACGAGGTGTTTAAAAATCtgatatataatataatatataggtCTTATTTGACGTATACACACAATAATACATATACAAGTTCACGTGAATCCATAAGTTACATCACAAAGGAATTTAACTACTTGTAAAAgattatttgtcttatttttcagggtaattactaattaattttaattgttATAGGTAGTTACTtctaattatcttttaaatgatctgatcgtgtaaaaaaaaaaaaaaaatctacactATTAGTGTGGAGCAACCCGATGCATGAAGCATGAATCTCGCGTTCAGTGGCGGATCCACCTTTGCTccaggggttcatccgaatcacctttgacgaaaaattatattgttttaatactatttttacatggttaaaaatattttttatgcatatacaGTAGATATTGAATTCCCTTCGACTAGTTCATATATAtacttctgaaccccctcaatgaaaatcATGACTCCGCCACTGCTCGCGTTCACGTAAATTTCGAGAAAAAGACCACATCACAAGGAAGTATAATGCAACACAAGCATCAAGACTAGTAATTTCATGACTCGAACTCGTAATTTATTTATAGCtataagtttatatatatatataaacttataGCTATAAATAAATTACGAGTTCGAGTCATGAAATTACTAGTCTTGATGCTTGTGTTGCATTATACTTCCTTGTGATGTGGTCTTTTTCTCGAAATTTACGTGAACGCGAGCAGTGGCGGAGTCATgattttcattgagggggttcagaagtaTATATATGAACTAGTCGAAGGGAATTCAATATCTACtgtatatgcataaaaaatatttttaaccatgtaaaaatagtattaaaacaatataatttttcgtcaaaggtgattcggatgaacccctggAGCAAAGGTGGATCCGCCACTGAACGCGAGATTCATGCTTCATGCATCGGGTTGCTCCACACTAATagtgtagattttttttttttttttacacgatcagatcatttaaaagataattagaAGTAACTACCTATaacaattaaaattaattagtaattaccctgaaaaataagacaaataatcTTTTACAAGTAGTTAAATTCCTTTGTGATGTAACTTATGGATTCACGTGAACTTGTATATGTATTATTGTGTGTATACGTCAAATAAGacctatatattatattatatatcaGATTTTTAAACACCTCGTAAAATTTCTGATTTCACCACTACTTTTACACTAGTAAATAAATTAATAGGCTCTATATATAAGTtgaatattatttgataatttttttcttcccatttttttATGCAGGTTT
Protein-coding sequences here:
- the LOC124894892 gene encoding polygalacturonase-like (The sequence of the model RefSeq protein was modified relative to this genomic sequence to represent the inferred CDS: added 128 bases not found in genome assembly), whose protein sequence is MQVYGTLLASDNTSDYNKDSRHWLIFQNVENLVVGGGGVINGNGKIWWLNSCKINKKLPCKHAPTALTFHNCNNLKVKDLKIEDAQQMHLTFERCFGVEASNLVVSAPESSPNTDGIHITKTQNIQISDSIIGTGDDCISIVSGSQKVLATGITCGPGHGISIGSLGAGNSEAHVSD